A genome region from Desulfovibrio sp. TomC includes the following:
- a CDS encoding RNA polymerase sigma factor gives MVEAVVDMEDARVLKAIRGGDVDAYATIMTKYQGRVSGIVSGHAPRDRVAELTHEVFVRAYRSLDGYRGESPLGHWLAKVAVRTCHDFWRAQYRIKERSESDLSDECRAFAEEAAALATGEAAEETASRREAEDLLRWALDKLSATDRMVVTLTHLEERSVAEAAEMLGMSVPNVKVRAFRARKKLREILGDVIGA, from the coding sequence ATGGTCGAAGCGGTGGTAGACATGGAGGACGCCCGGGTCCTGAAGGCGATTCGGGGCGGCGACGTGGATGCCTACGCGACAATCATGACCAAGTACCAGGGGCGCGTATCCGGGATTGTTTCCGGACACGCGCCCCGGGACCGGGTGGCTGAACTGACCCATGAGGTGTTTGTGCGGGCGTATCGCTCCTTGGACGGCTACCGGGGGGAAAGTCCCCTGGGACACTGGCTGGCCAAGGTGGCGGTGCGTACCTGCCACGATTTCTGGCGGGCGCAGTATCGCATCAAGGAGCGCTCGGAAAGTGATCTGTCCGATGAATGCCGGGCCTTTGCCGAAGAAGCGGCGGCCCTGGCCACGGGCGAGGCCGCCGAGGAGACGGCCTCGCGCCGGGAAGCCGAGGATTTGTTGCGCTGGGCTTTGGACAAGCTGTCGGCCACGGACCGCATGGTGGTGACCCTGACCCATCTGGAAGAGCGATCCGTGGCCGAAGCGGCCGAGATGCTTGGGATGAGCGTCCCCAACGTCAAGGTGCGGGCCTTTCGGGCCAGGAAAAAGCTCCGGGAGATACTTGGCGATGTCATCGGCGCGTAA
- a CDS encoding superoxide dismutase, whose product MPVPCDASPSRRQVLRLAAGASLMLLAGGMLRPGQARAATFAAPPLPYAENALEPVISAKTVGFHYGKHTLGYFDNANKLVADTPLAGQPLDKVFLAAAKDPKLVGLFRNTAQAWNHVFYWNGLTAGGGGAPSGKLAKAVETSFGSLEACQKALAEAAATQFGSGWAWLAADGAGKLSVVKTGNADNPMQDGLKPLWVIDVWEHAYYLDYQNRRADYIKGVLEKLMNWDFAAKNLG is encoded by the coding sequence ATGCCAGTACCGTGCGACGCATCCCCTTCCCGACGCCAGGTGTTACGTCTTGCCGCCGGAGCAAGTCTCATGCTTTTGGCCGGCGGAATGCTCCGTCCCGGACAGGCCCGGGCCGCCACTTTTGCCGCCCCGCCCCTGCCGTATGCCGAAAACGCCCTGGAGCCGGTCATTTCGGCCAAAACCGTGGGCTTTCATTACGGCAAACATACCCTTGGCTATTTTGACAACGCCAACAAGCTGGTGGCCGACACCCCGCTGGCCGGGCAGCCCCTGGACAAAGTGTTTCTGGCGGCCGCCAAAGACCCCAAGCTGGTGGGGCTTTTTCGCAATACGGCCCAGGCCTGGAACCATGTGTTTTACTGGAACGGCCTTACGGCCGGCGGCGGCGGCGCGCCTTCGGGCAAGCTGGCCAAGGCCGTTGAGACCTCGTTTGGCAGCCTTGAGGCCTGCCAGAAGGCCCTGGCCGAGGCGGCCGCGACCCAGTTCGGCAGCGGCTGGGCCTGGCTGGCGGCCGATGGGGCCGGCAAATTGTCGGTGGTCAAGACCGGCAACGCCGACAATCCCATGCAGGACGGGTTAAAGCCCCTGTGGGTCATCGACGTCTGGGAACACGCCTATTATCTGGACTACCAGAACCGGCGGGCCGACTACATCAAGGGTGTGTTGGAAAAGCTTATGAACTGGGACTTCGCAGCGAAAAATCTCGGCTGA
- a CDS encoding acetoacetate decarboxylase family protein: MEFALTSFTAPFTASGRAALVPPPPWHYAGWLINVAITCETVNSQRIIPPGLGRLTGNGCIHFADWQATTDGREMVDPVYAQYRETIVIVEIERPDGSLANFCPFIWVDQDISLLRGLLQGWPKKFGSTFLTRSMPLEHPAAAPLRAGARLGASLCVKDRRLVSAALELTGNPGPALGFLANKTIGTVGWPDLTAPGNSPQLRWLLPDIQDKVASGWHEAAATITVEDHPVEELSLLGAVRAQTASVGWIGITVVGARELRCGE; the protein is encoded by the coding sequence ATGGAGTTCGCCCTGACCAGTTTCACCGCGCCCTTTACCGCCAGCGGCCGCGCCGCCCTGGTGCCGCCGCCGCCCTGGCATTATGCCGGATGGCTGATCAATGTGGCCATCACCTGCGAAACCGTGAACAGCCAGCGTATCATACCGCCCGGGCTTGGCCGGTTGACCGGAAACGGCTGCATCCATTTTGCCGATTGGCAGGCCACCACCGACGGCCGGGAAATGGTCGATCCCGTGTACGCCCAATACCGTGAGACCATCGTCATTGTGGAGATCGAACGCCCGGATGGGAGTCTCGCCAATTTCTGCCCCTTTATCTGGGTGGACCAGGACATCTCGCTCCTGCGCGGCCTCCTTCAGGGCTGGCCCAAGAAGTTTGGCTCCACCTTTCTCACGCGCTCCATGCCCCTCGAGCATCCGGCGGCGGCACCGCTGCGCGCCGGCGCCCGGCTTGGGGCTTCCCTGTGCGTCAAGGACAGACGGCTGGTGAGCGCCGCACTCGAACTCACGGGCAATCCTGGGCCTGCCCTGGGTTTTTTGGCCAATAAAACCATTGGCACGGTGGGCTGGCCGGATCTGACCGCACCGGGAAATTCCCCGCAGTTGCGCTGGCTTCTGCCCGACATCCAGGACAAGGTCGCGTCCGGTTGGCACGAAGCGGCGGCGACCATCACGGTAGAGGACCATCCTGTGGAGGAACTGTCGCTTCTTGGCGCAGTGCGGGCGCAAACGGCGAGCGTTGGCTGGATCGGGATCACCGTCGTTGGCGCTCGGGAGCTTCGCTGCGGCGAGTAA
- a CDS encoding DUF4881 domain-containing protein produces MRTMLKNMLLAALPVVFLAGCVDYGKVDQGRTVAVDKEKQTLTFIRDKANDWQKPDYTYLPALTYSFPTNPAEMGEMPKAGLRMKLDADKSQIVLYDPKKQNFETIAIQIVDKQEGIDGKHPLVFDAAAEKAKPFPALDKDKKTVTIYSGRQKLLVTFVIPDEYLALPAAAWDSGDEVRVYYKDDGKALRLMNVTKTNIFKK; encoded by the coding sequence ATGCGTACCATGCTCAAGAATATGCTGCTGGCCGCCCTGCCCGTCGTCTTCCTGGCCGGCTGCGTGGATTACGGCAAGGTTGACCAGGGCCGCACCGTGGCCGTGGACAAGGAAAAACAGACCCTGACCTTCATCCGCGACAAGGCCAATGACTGGCAAAAGCCCGACTACACCTATCTGCCGGCCCTGACCTACTCGTTCCCGACCAATCCGGCCGAAATGGGTGAAATGCCGAAAGCCGGCCTGCGCATGAAACTGGATGCCGACAAGAGCCAGATCGTGCTGTACGATCCCAAGAAGCAGAACTTCGAAACCATTGCCATCCAGATCGTGGACAAGCAGGAAGGCATCGACGGGAAGCACCCGCTGGTCTTCGACGCCGCCGCTGAGAAGGCCAAGCCCTTCCCGGCCCTGGACAAGGACAAGAAGACCGTCACCATCTACTCCGGCCGCCAGAAGCTGCTCGTCACCTTCGTGATCCCCGACGAGTACCTGGCCCTGCCCGCCGCGGCCTGGGATTCCGGCGACGAAGTGCGCGTCTACTACAAGGACGACGGCAAGGCCCTGCGTCTCATGAACGTGACCAAGACCAACATCTTCAAGAAGTAG
- a CDS encoding sulfite exporter TauE/SafE family protein: protein MEWLYILMPIAGVKIFWPGLIILGIGVGVIGGFFGMGGAWMVTPGLNILGFPMAFAIGTDIAHMAGKSLISTMRHGKFGNVDYKLGFIMLFGTIAGFEVGAQMIMWLERIGKVDMVVRWIYLGLLAFITWMVFADISRRKAKDRAAIAAGQEVDKNATGLEWHKALHKIKIPPMVHLNVAGIYCSAWLPIAVSFFTGWLAGILGIGGGLIRMPSLIYLVGCPTHVAVGTDLFEVAISGLYGAASYTYKGRTELVAAIIMLIGAAMGAQVGAVATKYIKGYGIRYVFGLAVIGCGISIFLKLMGVYVPSIAGTCDIIATYLILGLVSGMALYITIKMVQGAKHELAMKKAKA, encoded by the coding sequence ATGGAATGGCTTTATATCCTCATGCCCATCGCGGGCGTTAAAATCTTCTGGCCGGGCCTTATCATTCTTGGCATCGGCGTTGGCGTCATCGGCGGCTTCTTCGGCATGGGCGGCGCCTGGATGGTCACCCCGGGCCTCAATATCCTCGGTTTCCCCATGGCCTTCGCCATCGGCACCGACATCGCCCACATGGCCGGAAAATCGCTTATTTCCACCATGCGCCACGGCAAGTTCGGCAACGTCGATTACAAACTCGGCTTCATCATGCTCTTTGGAACAATCGCCGGATTTGAAGTCGGCGCCCAGATGATCATGTGGCTCGAGCGCATCGGCAAGGTCGACATGGTCGTGCGCTGGATCTACCTCGGCCTGCTGGCCTTTATCACCTGGATGGTCTTTGCCGACATCTCCCGCCGCAAGGCCAAGGACCGCGCCGCCATCGCCGCCGGCCAGGAAGTGGACAAGAACGCCACCGGCCTCGAGTGGCACAAGGCCCTGCACAAGATCAAGATCCCGCCCATGGTGCACTTGAACGTGGCCGGCATCTACTGCTCCGCCTGGCTGCCCATTGCCGTCAGCTTCTTCACCGGCTGGCTGGCCGGCATCCTCGGCATCGGCGGCGGTCTCATCCGCATGCCCTCCCTGATCTATCTCGTCGGCTGCCCGACCCACGTCGCCGTCGGCACCGACCTCTTTGAAGTCGCCATCTCCGGCCTCTACGGCGCAGCCTCCTACACCTACAAGGGCCGCACCGAACTCGTGGCCGCCATCATCATGCTCATTGGCGCAGCCATGGGCGCCCAGGTCGGCGCTGTGGCCACCAAGTACATCAAGGGCTACGGCATCCGCTACGTCTTCGGCCTGGCCGTCATCGGCTGCGGCATCTCGATCTTCTTAAAGCTCATGGGCGTCTACGTCCCATCCATCGCAGGCACCTGCGACATCATCGCCACCTACCTCATCTTGGGACTGGTGTCGGGCATGGCTCTCTACATTACGATCAAGATGGTCCAGGGAGCGAAGCACGAACTGGCCATGAAGAAGGCCAAGGCCTAG
- a CDS encoding DVU0150 family protein, with the protein MNAKIKVLFATVLTFVLMAPAMAFAAGGGGAPIVMVADTRKLSGIMAWWGNLYNESHLYFTILTVILIPLIGVIFGVLADIIMHFIGIDLKSRDLAEH; encoded by the coding sequence ATGAACGCCAAAATCAAGGTCCTGTTCGCCACCGTCCTGACCTTCGTCCTCATGGCCCCGGCCATGGCCTTTGCCGCCGGCGGCGGCGGAGCGCCCATCGTCATGGTGGCCGACACCAGAAAGCTCTCCGGCATCATGGCCTGGTGGGGCAACCTCTATAACGAGTCCCACCTCTACTTCACCATCCTGACCGTCATCCTTATTCCGCTGATCGGCGTCATCTTCGGCGTGCTGGCCGACATCATCATGCACTTCATCGGCATCGACCTGAAGTCCCGCGACCTGGCCGAACATTAA
- a CDS encoding universal stress protein, whose protein sequence is MQILVALDQSPFAVTVLDKAIALAKQQGATLSIMTVAEDFLDLGDYLDVNSISDKILASTKVAAENYTAVAKKAGIDAKVVVEQGVSPADLIIAHAENNGIDMIVMGHQGKKGLSKYLIGSVAARVVSHAPCSVLVIR, encoded by the coding sequence ATGCAGATTCTCGTGGCACTCGATCAATCACCTTTTGCCGTAACCGTTCTGGATAAAGCCATCGCCCTGGCCAAGCAACAGGGAGCGACCCTGTCCATCATGACCGTGGCCGAGGACTTTCTCGATCTGGGCGACTACCTGGACGTCAACTCTATAAGCGATAAAATTTTAGCCTCTACCAAAGTGGCTGCTGAGAATTACACTGCCGTGGCCAAAAAGGCCGGCATCGACGCCAAGGTTGTGGTCGAACAGGGTGTTTCCCCGGCCGACCTGATCATCGCCCATGCTGAAAACAACGGCATCGACATGATCGTCATGGGCCACCAGGGCAAGAAAGGCCTGTCGAAATACCTGATCGGCAGCGTGGCCGCCCGCGTGGTTTCCCACGCGCCGTGTTCGGTTCTCGTGATCCGCTAA
- a CDS encoding sigma 54-interacting transcriptional regulator — MLHLFRRNPRVVFPVTSPSGLSDWSIRKKLLVFLIPPVILTLGATGFVLNLFSNRYIDLALGRSSLTMTLAQAHEIEIVLEGCREDIVALAHRPMTRERLRNFMDASASARGELYAEAAYVGEGADNQYAFLTNGERVEEVPAEYVQQAKNSPFVVSRKAVGLGRGQVALSELLDVYYPPTGFGTQPRQRDLTVLRLTTPVLEEHGRLAGYLILSIDARQLRNVLSLYNSPRSPLLGFNRTAENRLSLFLDERGWFLFQSENVDDPQRQLSVESAKVGLSGDHGKPGYDGAFRPGPRHETFWRMISAMQQGLSGIERGEADFGPSKIASSEDYIGYAPVRFRGGDAEGSEIIGGIVYIDRSLLPRAAEFGQFNILFVTTLGAIVTMAGCIILLARVITKPILRLAEEVRSMRLEGRLHEIELPDSDLDTSTLKRAINRLVAALLSKEMEIKVRDERLRSVRARERVQLVTPLSRQGLPSEALEDLVGESSAMNRLLERIQKISATDADVLIIGETGTGKELTAEAVHRLSRRKDMPFISINCGALDENLLMDALFGHIKGAFSEAKSDRKGAFLAADGGTLLLDEIGNASPRVQQALLRALSVRRISPLGSDEEQAFDARVIAATNVNLKDLVASGTFREDLFYRLQVLAVSTPSLRERQDDIPVLAGYFLKLATRRMGKGELSLSRGALDKLLQHGWPGNVRELKNCIIRAAALAERELILAEDIHFEDETPGETAVGGQPQAGGPGESEPQALDAPLSARQRKALRSLLDRPTFSRQDYQDSVGNDVPQRTAQHDLRDLVARGIVLKEGKGPATRYRLVGRRMS; from the coding sequence ATGCTGCACCTGTTTCGGCGAAACCCCCGCGTCGTATTCCCGGTGACGTCCCCAAGCGGTCTCTCAGACTGGAGCATCCGCAAAAAACTCCTTGTCTTCCTGATCCCGCCGGTCATCCTGACCCTTGGAGCCACGGGGTTTGTGCTCAACCTCTTTTCCAACCGCTATATCGATCTGGCCCTGGGCCGCAGTTCCCTGACCATGACCCTGGCCCAGGCCCATGAAATCGAGATCGTCCTGGAAGGCTGCCGGGAGGATATCGTGGCCCTGGCCCATCGCCCCATGACCCGGGAGCGGTTGCGCAATTTCATGGACGCCTCGGCCTCCGCCCGGGGGGAGCTGTACGCCGAGGCGGCCTATGTCGGCGAAGGGGCCGACAACCAATATGCCTTTTTGACCAATGGCGAGCGCGTTGAGGAGGTGCCGGCGGAATACGTGCAGCAGGCCAAAAACAGCCCGTTTGTGGTATCGCGCAAAGCTGTCGGGCTGGGGCGGGGGCAGGTGGCCCTGTCTGAACTGCTGGACGTGTATTATCCGCCGACCGGGTTTGGGACCCAGCCGCGGCAGCGGGATCTGACGGTCCTGCGCCTGACCACCCCGGTGCTCGAAGAGCACGGCCGGCTGGCCGGGTACCTGATCCTGTCCATTGATGCCCGGCAATTGCGCAATGTCCTGTCCCTTTACAATTCGCCGCGTTCGCCGCTGCTGGGCTTCAATCGCACCGCAGAGAACCGTCTGAGCCTGTTTCTTGACGAGCGGGGCTGGTTTCTCTTCCAGTCGGAAAATGTGGATGATCCCCAGCGCCAACTCTCGGTGGAAAGCGCCAAGGTCGGTCTGTCCGGGGATCACGGCAAGCCCGGCTATGACGGGGCGTTTCGGCCCGGACCGCGCCACGAGACTTTCTGGCGGATGATCAGCGCCATGCAACAGGGCCTTTCCGGCATCGAACGCGGCGAGGCCGATTTCGGTCCGTCCAAGATTGCCTCCAGCGAGGATTATATCGGGTATGCCCCGGTCCGCTTCCGGGGAGGCGATGCCGAGGGTTCGGAGATTATCGGCGGCATCGTCTATATCGACCGCAGTCTGCTGCCTCGGGCGGCGGAGTTCGGCCAGTTCAACATTCTGTTCGTCACCACGCTTGGCGCGATTGTGACGATGGCGGGATGTATTATCCTGCTGGCCCGGGTCATCACCAAACCCATTCTCCGCTTGGCCGAGGAAGTCCGGTCCATGCGCCTGGAAGGGCGGCTGCACGAGATAGAACTCCCGGACAGCGACCTGGATACCTCGACGCTCAAGCGCGCCATCAACCGCCTGGTTGCGGCCTTGCTCTCCAAGGAAATGGAAATCAAGGTCCGGGACGAACGATTGCGGTCGGTTCGCGCCAGAGAGCGGGTGCAGCTTGTCACGCCACTATCGCGCCAAGGATTGCCAAGCGAGGCCTTGGAAGATCTGGTGGGGGAAAGCTCGGCCATGAACCGGCTCCTGGAGCGTATCCAGAAAATTTCCGCCACCGACGCCGATGTGCTCATTATCGGTGAGACCGGGACGGGCAAGGAACTGACGGCCGAAGCCGTACACCGCCTGAGCCGGCGCAAGGACATGCCCTTTATCTCCATCAACTGTGGGGCCCTGGACGAGAATCTGCTCATGGATGCCCTTTTCGGGCATATCAAGGGGGCCTTTTCCGAGGCCAAGAGCGACCGCAAGGGCGCGTTTCTGGCCGCTGACGGCGGGACGTTGCTCCTCGACGAAATCGGCAACGCCTCGCCCCGGGTGCAGCAGGCCCTCCTGCGGGCCTTGTCCGTCCGGCGCATCAGTCCCCTGGGCAGCGACGAGGAACAGGCCTTCGACGCCCGGGTGATCGCCGCCACCAACGTCAATCTCAAGGATCTCGTGGCCTCGGGGACCTTCCGGGAAGACCTCTTCTACCGCTTGCAGGTCCTGGCCGTCTCCACCCCGTCTTTGCGCGAACGCCAGGACGACATCCCGGTGCTGGCCGGCTATTTCCTGAAGCTGGCGACCCGGCGCATGGGCAAGGGCGAGCTGTCCCTGTCCCGGGGAGCGTTGGACAAACTGCTGCAGCATGGCTGGCCGGGCAACGTCCGGGAGCTCAAAAACTGCATCATCCGGGCCGCAGCCCTGGCCGAGCGGGAACTCATCCTGGCCGAAGACATCCATTTTGAAGACGAGACGCCCGGCGAGACCGCGGTTGGCGGGCAGCCCCAGGCCGGCGGGCCTGGCGAAAGCGAACCGCAGGCTCTGGACGCCCCCTTGTCCGCCCGGCAACGCAAGGCCCTGCGCTCCCTGCTCGACCGGCCGACGTTTTCCCGGCAGGATTATCAGGATTCCGTCGGCAACGATGTGCCCCAGCGCACCGCCCAGCACGACCTGCGCGATCTGGTTGCCCGGGGAATCGTACTCAAGGAAGGGAAAGGCCCGGCCACCCGGTATCGGCTGGTCGGACGCCGCATGAGCTGA
- a CDS encoding AzlD domain-containing protein translates to MDDATAFLTIAGMAAVTYATRSGPLLFLAGRTLPQGAIRFLAHVPAAVLAALAAPALLRPEGRFDASPGNVIFWAGLAAFALALRTKGFFGPVALGMGLVAAARYIWGG, encoded by the coding sequence ATGGATGACGCGACAGCCTTCCTGACCATCGCCGGCATGGCGGCGGTCACTTACGCCACCCGCAGCGGGCCGCTGCTCTTTCTGGCCGGCCGGACCCTGCCGCAAGGAGCCATCCGGTTCTTGGCCCATGTCCCGGCAGCCGTGCTGGCTGCGTTGGCTGCCCCGGCCCTGCTGCGGCCCGAGGGCCGTTTCGACGCCAGTCCCGGCAACGTCATTTTCTGGGCCGGTCTGGCCGCCTTTGCCCTGGCCCTTCGGACCAAGGGCTTTTTCGGCCCGGTGGCCTTGGGCATGGGGCTTGTGGCCGCAGCCCGTTACATCTGGGGCGGCTGA
- a CDS encoding AzlC family ABC transporter permease: protein MHDAQPGAAGSGSAWKKALSLTLPVTLGYVPVGMAYGVLAGKAGLSALNVLLMSILVYAGSAQLVAVGLFAAGASAAALIATTLAVNLRHVLFSAAMAPLLAGWRKRELAAFAFELTDESFALHAARFGRGDRDKAVTQKINVLAQASWVAGTALGVALGDVLGDGRAFALDFALPGMFLALLAGQLGSRSQVAAAVSGGGLSLLASGLGLTGYGALAAGLIGAGCGLGVERWMTRQPS from the coding sequence ATGCACGACGCCCAGCCAGGGGCCGCAGGGAGCGGCAGCGCCTGGAAAAAAGCCTTGTCCCTGACGCTGCCCGTCACCCTGGGCTATGTGCCGGTGGGCATGGCCTATGGGGTCCTGGCCGGCAAGGCCGGGTTGTCGGCACTAAACGTGCTGCTCATGTCGATCCTGGTCTACGCCGGTTCGGCCCAACTGGTGGCCGTGGGCCTTTTTGCCGCCGGGGCGAGCGCAGCGGCCCTGATCGCCACGACCTTGGCCGTCAATCTGCGCCATGTGCTCTTTTCGGCGGCCATGGCCCCGCTGCTCGCCGGCTGGCGCAAGCGGGAACTGGCAGCCTTTGCCTTTGAACTGACGGATGAGAGCTTTGCCCTGCACGCCGCGCGCTTTGGCCGGGGCGACCGGGACAAGGCCGTGACGCAAAAGATCAATGTCCTGGCCCAGGCCTCCTGGGTGGCCGGCACGGCCCTGGGCGTGGCCCTGGGCGACGTCCTGGGCGACGGACGGGCCTTTGCCCTGGATTTCGCCTTGCCGGGCATGTTTCTGGCCCTGTTGGCCGGCCAGCTCGGCAGCCGGTCCCAGGTGGCGGCGGCGGTCAGCGGCGGCGGCCTGTCCCTGCTGGCGTCCGGACTGGGGCTCACCGGCTACGGAGCCTTGGCGGCCGGGCTGATCGGGGCCGGCTGCGGCCTTGGAGTGGAACGATGGATGACGCGACAGCCTTCCTGA
- a CDS encoding redox-sensing transcriptional repressor Rex gives MKSEHIPKATIKRLAMYVQVLETLKREGSQVVSSELLARTCSVNPSQIRKDLAYFGEFGVRGVGYHVQDLIYSIKHSLGVDRVWKCALVGVGNLGKALLRHQDFKFRGFDIVGAFDCDPFKIGEEISGLEVVCTRRLKDAVKELGIEIGLITTPVNRAQRAANFLIEAGVKGIINYSPAMLTVPADIYVEHVDFFHHFYSVAFSITLDRHQDRIGGENAADDDD, from the coding sequence TTGAAAAGCGAACACATCCCCAAGGCCACGATCAAACGTCTGGCCATGTACGTGCAAGTGCTCGAAACGCTCAAGCGCGAAGGTTCGCAAGTCGTTTCCTCCGAGCTGCTCGCCCGTACCTGCTCTGTCAATCCCTCACAGATTCGAAAGGATCTGGCCTATTTCGGCGAATTCGGCGTTCGCGGCGTCGGCTACCATGTCCAGGATCTCATCTATTCCATCAAGCATTCCCTGGGCGTTGACCGCGTCTGGAAATGCGCCCTGGTCGGCGTCGGCAATCTGGGCAAGGCCTTGCTCCGCCATCAGGATTTCAAGTTCCGCGGCTTTGACATCGTCGGGGCCTTCGACTGCGACCCCTTTAAGATCGGCGAGGAAATCTCCGGTCTGGAAGTGGTCTGCACCCGCCGTCTCAAGGATGCCGTCAAGGAACTGGGCATCGAGATCGGGCTTATCACCACGCCGGTCAACCGGGCCCAGCGCGCCGCCAACTTCCTCATCGAAGCCGGCGTCAAGGGCATCATCAACTACTCCCCGGCCATGCTGACCGTGCCGGCCGACATCTACGTCGAGCACGTGGACTTTTTCCACCACTTCTATTCCGTGGCCTTTTCCATCACGCTGGACCGCCACCAGGATCGGATAGGGGGCGAAAACGCCGCCGACGACGACGATTGA
- the atpE gene encoding ATP synthase F0 subunit C, which produces MRKAFMTIFSTAALLSLASVAFAAGDAMGAIGTISWATAIGMGLAAAGCGLGQGLGLKAACEGTARNPEAGGKITVTLILGLAFIESLAIYALVVCLILLFAHPFAKIITG; this is translated from the coding sequence ATGCGTAAGGCTTTCATGACCATCTTCTCGACCGCTGCCCTGCTGTCCCTGGCTTCCGTTGCCTTCGCCGCCGGCGACGCCATGGGCGCCATCGGCACCATCTCCTGGGCCACCGCCATCGGCATGGGTCTGGCCGCCGCCGGCTGCGGTCTTGGTCAGGGTCTGGGCCTCAAGGCTGCCTGCGAAGGCACCGCCCGTAACCCCGAGGCTGGCGGAAAAATCACCGTCACCCTGATTCTCGGTCTGGCCTTCATCGAATCCCTGGCCATTTACGCCCTGGTCGTCTGCCTGATCCTGCTCTTCGCCCACCCGTTCGCGAAGATCATCACCGGCTAA
- the atpB gene encoding F0F1 ATP synthase subunit A — MAGGLPHPILLVDEVAKNVGLYKLNDVFHAQVIDTNVIYAWFAMGLLIILGMLATRKLAMVPSGLQNFFEVVVGGLESFVVENIGEKGRKVFPFLCALFLFIITGNLIGLVPGLDSPTNNVNTNAAMALTVFAYYNFWGIRMWGAGYIKHFMGPFWWLVPLMLPIEIISHLARPLSLTLRLFGNVRGEEIVLVLLFALAPVVGTFPMYFLFSLADCIQAFVFFMLAMIYLKGSLEHAH, encoded by the coding sequence ATGGCTGGTGGGTTGCCGCATCCGATTCTGCTCGTCGACGAGGTCGCGAAGAACGTTGGGCTGTATAAGCTCAACGATGTCTTCCACGCCCAGGTCATCGACACCAACGTCATTTACGCCTGGTTCGCCATGGGCCTGCTCATCATCTTGGGTATGCTCGCCACCCGCAAGCTCGCCATGGTGCCGAGCGGGTTGCAGAACTTTTTTGAAGTCGTCGTCGGCGGACTCGAATCCTTCGTCGTCGAAAACATCGGCGAAAAGGGCCGCAAGGTTTTTCCGTTCCTGTGCGCCCTGTTCCTGTTCATCATCACCGGCAACCTGATCGGTCTGGTTCCCGGCCTCGATTCCCCGACCAACAACGTGAACACCAACGCCGCCATGGCCTTGACCGTGTTCGCCTACTACAACTTCTGGGGCATCCGGATGTGGGGCGCCGGCTACATCAAGCATTTCATGGGTCCCTTCTGGTGGCTCGTGCCCCTGATGCTGCCCATCGAAATCATCTCGCACCTGGCCCGGCCCCTTTCGCTCACCCTGCGTCTGTTCGGCAACGTGCGCGGTGAAGAAATCGTCCTGGTCCTGCTTTTCGCCCTGGCCCCGGTCGTCGGCACGTTCCCGATGTACTTCCTGTTCTCGCTGGCCGACTGCATCCAGGCCTTCGTGTTCTTCATGCTGGCCATGATCTACCTCAAGGGCTCGCTGGAACACGCGCATTAG
- a CDS encoding ATP synthase subunit I gives MRNLRDGLERWLFRRGYVHPEVRELVRNQVVITALVCAACLPFSGVSAAAWSLAAGTLIISLNFCSLAKFGQQITGYGNKREAIAAVLVRFYSRLALTGFVLFGLIVWFGASPLPLLAGITTVVVNFLVWGVARHAGSKTHQTLTGKEA, from the coding sequence ATGCGAAACCTTAGGGACGGACTGGAGCGCTGGCTTTTTCGGCGCGGCTACGTCCATCCCGAGGTGCGCGAGCTGGTGCGCAATCAGGTGGTCATTACCGCCCTGGTCTGCGCGGCCTGTCTGCCGTTTTCCGGAGTATCCGCGGCAGCCTGGTCCCTGGCCGCCGGCACGCTCATTATCAGTTTGAACTTTTGCTCGCTGGCCAAATTCGGCCAGCAGATCACGGGATATGGGAACAAGCGCGAGGCCATCGCGGCGGTGCTGGTCCGGTTTTATTCTCGGCTGGCGCTGACTGGTTTCGTGCTCTTTGGTTTGATTGTCTGGTTCGGGGCTTCGCCGTTGCCGCTTTTGGCCGGCATTACGACGGTGGTGGTTAACTTCCTCGTCTGGGGCGTCGCGCGCCACGCCGGCTCCAAGACGCACCAAACGCTTACGGGAAAGGAGGCATAG
- a CDS encoding AtpZ/AtpI family protein, which yields MLGKLIKDRNVRESIASASVIGLNLVSATFVGLLLGWWLDRWLDTKPWLLLTFLILGIAAGFKNVVIEVRKIQKADAEEHEDHGDTDAKP from the coding sequence ATGCTTGGCAAGTTGATCAAGGACAGAAATGTTCGCGAGTCCATCGCCTCAGCTTCGGTGATCGGACTGAATCTGGTTTCGGCCACCTTCGTGGGACTGCTCCTGGGATGGTGGTTGGACCGCTGGCTTGACACCAAGCCCTGGCTTCTTTTGACGTTTTTAATTTTGGGCATTGCCGCCGGTTTTAAAAACGTCGTAATTGAGGTCAGAAAAATCCAGAAGGCTGACGCCGAGGAACACGAAGATCATGGCGACACGGATGCGAAACCTTAG